Below is a window of [Synechococcus] sp. NIES-970 DNA.
TGAAACTGAGACGGCGGAGGAAACCCAGAAGACTTCCTCGACATATTCTGCGTTGATTAAATTTCTCGGTGGCACGGAGTTTGACCCTTCCCGTGAAGCCTCCAATATTCTGGAATTGCCAGATTTATCGCATTTTTCGATCCAAATTCAACAGGAACGGCGGGATGCGTTTGGGGAATCCATCGAGGCAATGATGCAAGCTTTGGTGCTGGATGGGGTCACGGATTCGGGTTTAGCCACACAGGTTGAGTTTATCTTGACGACGGCGATCGCCCGTTTCTACCGTGATCCCGACATTCTTGAACGCATTGAAACAGCTCAAAAACAGGGGATTAATTCTGCTGGATGGCTAGCCTATCCGACCCTTCAGGATTTCTACGAACGGGTCAATTATTCGCTGGTGCAGAACGATGATGAGGGGCAACGGCAGGCAGTTAATTTCATCCGTTCCGCCCTGATGAGTTGGATTGAAGGCGCAATGGGTAAGCAAATTGCCCAACCTTCCAGCGTTGATTTTTTCCATACGCCCTACCTGCAATTTTCCTGTCTCAAACCCAGTTCCGAGAAAAAAGCACGGATTTTGGGGTTGATGATTTGCAATATCGCCCAACGTCGCGCCCTGCAATGTTCCCGCTCCATTTTTTACATCGATGAGGCTTCCATCTGGCTCGAATATGCGGGTTTAGCGAAATACGTCGGTGTACAAATGGCAACGGCGCGAAAGTCGGGTTTGACGGTCATTTTAACCACCCAAGATCCGGTGATTATCGAAACCAATGCCGCCAGTGCCAAGATCCGCACCAATCTTTCCTTGCGAATTACGGGGCGAATTAACGGCGACGACATCGACCATTACCAACGCATCCATCGCACACCGGAAGCGATTATCAGTGAAAACGTCGCCAGCACCTTTAAAGCAGATCGCCGTCGCGGTACTTCCCAATGGCTCGTGGATGGCGATCGTCGCTATACCCACGGACGTTATTTTGCCAGCCCCATTCTCGTCGGTTTATTGGCCAACAACAAAGAACAAGTCATTGCCCGCGATCGCTTCTTTGAACAATACCCCAACCCCCTCGAAGCCGCCGCACGGTGGGGCGCACACTTCCAAACCTGTATGCAACAGGGCAAACCCTTAGAGGATTTTTAACCATGAAAACCAAGAAAATTTTGTTGATTCTTCCCCTTGCCACAGGCATCATCCTGATTTCCAGCGCTAAAAGCGAAGCCTCTGTCCTCGACATCCTCAAAAACACTTGGAACCAGACGACTCAAATTATCTCCTCCACCTTTGAAACCTATGTCGGAAGCCACTTTGAAAACTTCTTACAAGTATATGTACCCCAAGGCATTCAAGCGATTACAGGTGCCCTAGGATTACCCGACCCCAGTGGCATTTTTGCGGATATTCGTGATGACGCCGCCCTCAATCAAACCGATATCAACGACATTGCAGAAGGCATTTTGAGACAAAGCGAGGTTGCCGCTGGTACTTCTAGCACCCTTGGAGAAATTATCTTTTCCGCCGAAGGACAACAAAACACCGAACAATTGGCGGAAACTGCCACACAAATTTCCAGCTCATCGGGCGAACTGGCAGAACAATGTCAAAGTCTGAATATCACTCAGGAAGTTATGAAATGTATGACGCTACAGATGGCAAATGAAACCCAGCTTTCCCGCATTCAGATCGAGCAGAATCAGCAGATTCTTCAACAACTTGCTGCCAATAACATCGCCCAAGCTAATGTTGTCAAAACCCTGACTCGCGATGAACGCACTAAGCAAGCAGCACAGGATCAGGCTGCCAATCAGATTCTCCGTGAGGTGCAATTTAACAATGCACTAGTTGATGATCTTTAAGCTAGTTTATTTTCTTGAATAAAAAAGGAATA
It encodes the following:
- a CDS encoding hypothetical protein (conserved hypothetical protein), which translates into the protein MKTKKILLILPLATGIILISSAKSEASVLDILKNTWNQTTQIISSTFETYVGSHFENFLQVYVPQGIQAITGALGLPDPSGIFADIRDDAALNQTDINDIAEGILRQSEVAAGTSSTLGEIIFSAEGQQNTEQLAETATQISSSSGELAEQCQSLNITQEVMKCMTLQMANETQLSRIQIEQNQQILQQLAANNIAQANVVKTLTRDERTKQAAQDQAANQILREVQFNNALVDDL